Within Ovis aries strain OAR_USU_Benz2616 breed Rambouillet chromosome 3, ARS-UI_Ramb_v3.0, whole genome shotgun sequence, the genomic segment CTGGCATAACTTTACTGTAGTTTTAGTGTTCAGTTAGTCTATTTATATAATTGTCAATGATTCCCTATATAAAACACAGgtaaaattttctataataactttattaaaaatattccataatagaaatggagaaagaatttTATTAGCAATTCTAGTCTGACACAAATTTCTAAGGAAGaatgttatttctcctctgaaaaAGGTATTAGTAATCACCAtgaaagtaacaaaataaaaatacactagaggAGATCTCAGAAATCATACAGCTCCACTGTGATTTTCAAAGAAACTAGAACATAGAATATATCAGTGTCTTCTCTAAGCTTCACAAATATTTCATGGCAGAGCTGAGATaaaaaataattgatgctttttccATATGCCACTATGTAATTGCCAACAgaaagattgccagtagaaaatGACATTTCCAGATGTCAAATTTACCCACATAAATTTAgattataaatgaaagagaaaagagctAGAAAAGTGAATCTTTCGATTACCAATAACTGAGGTTCACGGTGTTCATCCACAGCTGGAAGTCCGGTTATTATTTCTAGTAAAACCTAAGAAGAAAGTAAAACTCGTAAATATAAGACTCAAGACAACACATAAAAACTGGAAGGAACATGGCTCTTGATTATGAAATTGAATGAACCATTTCCACACACTGCATGCCTTTTaggcatgaaagtggaaagaacGCAAGCTGTGGTCATTTCTTACCACCCTTTCTTCCCTGACACCTCAGAACTCATCCATCTCTACACACAATTCTTTAATACTGGCAACTCACTAAACAATCAGCCCCCTAAATATGTATTCTGGAGAtactctttttcctgtcttgcagaAGATATTTCACAAGAATAATTTTCTCTGGCTTTTAGGAGAATACTATTTTCTAAACCTCAGGCATATCCTAGAAACTTGTGCCTTAACTTCACAGTGTTATGACAGTAGACATCCATAATAGAAACACATATGAGTGTAAAAGATAAAGGATTTTCCAATTCTCCAACCACTCCTGCCCCACTCCTTACACCATCATAAAAGGTTATTATCAAACTGGTAGATCAGAAAATGCCGCAACATATTTCCTTCaaaaaatttcctctttaaaatatGACACTAAAATGCATAGTGTAGGACACAATTTATATACTAAGTTTCATGCTAATTCATGCggcaaaaatattatttcttacagTAATTTCAGAAACCAATTTAAAAGCCTTACAAGTTCAGAGAAGTTTTTATTACTTTCTCATTTAACTAGAGGTTAAAGTGAGCAATTTGTATCTTTACATATGAGAGCTAAGCAACATAGGTGTATTCAAAATATTCTATTTCAATTTCACAAGTACAGCCAGAACGATTAGTTACTAATCATATGTatagtaaaatataatatattacaagtatgtgtgcatgcatgctaagttgtttcagtcatgtctaactctttgcaaccccatggactgtagcccaccaggctcctctgtccatgggattctccaggctagaacactggagtgggttgccatgcccttctccagggaatcctcctgacccagggatcaaacccatatctcatacctcctgcactggtaggcaggttctttaccactagcaccacctgggaagcctattacatgtatacataaatacacatatatgaaaCTTACCACACCAAAGCTGTAGATGTCAGATTTGGGTGTAATTTCTCCTCGCAAAGCTTCAGGTGCCATATAAGCTGTTGTTCCCACAATTCTGCTAGTCATGACTGTCTGGGCAAACTTCTCAGAAGCCCGTGCAAGCCCAAAGTCAGATATTTTGGCTGTAAAGTCTTCATCTAATAAGATATTTGCACtgaaaaacagtttttctttttaaacaaatcaaATAGTTCCTTAGGAAGGTATAACACTGTATGCATTTACAGAGTATTTTATAATACACATCATAAAAGGTtgaatttatgtaaataaatctGGATTAAGGATTATAgctaaagaagaataaaactgtcttcctttttgtttctgtaaggaaaatttgaaaaaaaaagtgaagtaaaaCTCTTCACATTggtgatatttttattatttcacaaataatttattatagGGCAACTTCCCTCAAAGTATGCAAAAGCACCCTTCTTAATTCCTCCCCTAAAATTTctcaattcatttaaaaacaaacttccaACCAGAGTATCTCAACTATATCATTTCTTAGGGGGTACTCTCTCTGAAATCTTTCGAAGAGGAAATACATATGGCTAAAAGatcttaattcatttattttatgcatttgctCATACAATCATACTTTCATTCAACAAAACTTTATTGAAGACCCACAACATGTTACAGTATTTAAGCTCAGTGCTGGGCATGGGGACAATCTTAGAATCTTGTCTGTGACAAAtgtatagaaataatttttaaaaattcctaatgGTGATGCTGAGAGAACAACTGTGCGTGCAGAAGAACTGCAGAAAACTTCAAGGAGAAGGTGAAAAGTGTGTGTAGTCTTGAAGGATTATTAGAAGTTGAGGTTACTGAGGGAAAGAAAGGCATTTGAGGCAAGGGGAACAGAATGGACACaatgatgaaaacaaaaaacatacgCTCAATTTGAAGTAACTAGTGTCAATGGAATGTGAGGAGAACTTGAACTTTATCCTGGAAGCAACAGAATGCCAGCTGAATGTTTCATAGTGGGGAATGATGTTATCAAACTTGATTTTTAGAACCACAACCTGGCAGTATATTAGAGCATAGACAAGAACGGGCACAGACCAATTAAAGGATGACCAGGAGAGTTTGTGAAAAAGCAAGTAAGAGATAGTGAAAGTGTAAATAAAGGCTGAGGAGAAAAGGAGGTGCAAATTTTGAGGTACACTCAATAGAACCTTGTAATTTATATGGTATGGGGAATGAGGAAGTCTTTAGCTTAGAAGATGGGATGAATACTGACTTCACTTGATTaggaaaaaaacacagagggaAGAATTTGGGTTGGAACAGAAATGAATTTGACTTCTAACATGTTGACTTAGGAACTGCTATGGAACATTGTGGTAGGGTGATTTGGTCTGGAGACACTGAAAATATAGGACTGGAGGCTGACGATATAGATTTGATTCACCCACATGGAGGTAGCAGTTGAAGTCAACACATCTCTCAGTAAGAATACGCAGGATTAGCAGAAGAAACAATGAGGTAGCAATCAATTAGAATACAGACCATTAAAATACACCGAGTAAGGGATGGGAGATGGtgattcttctcttttctaaGGCCAATCCCTGTACAGGACTCCTCTCTACATTCTCAGGAACCTTATTCTATAAACTACCTCACTTCTCTCTTCTGTCTATCACATCCCTCTTCCCACAGGCATAAAAGCATGCTTTGGTCTctgccatcttaaaaaaaaaagtttgctgaatGACACATTGATTTCCAGCTATCCCCCTTCATGGGCTAAATAACAGTGTCTCATTAGATTTGTTTATACTCATATTTCActctctcctcagttcagttcagttcaatcatggctgatctttgcgaccccatgaatcgcagcacgccaggcctccctgtccatcaccaactcccagagtctactcaaactaatgtccatagagtcggtgatgccatccaatcatttcatcctctgtcgtccccttctcctcctgccctcaatccctcccagcgtcaggatcttttccaatgaatcaactctttgcatgaggtggccaaagtgttggagtttcagctttagcatcagtccttccaatgaacacccaggactgatctcctttaggatggactggttggacctccttgcagtccaagggactctcaagagtcttctccaacaccacacttcaaaagcatcaattcttcggtgctcagctttcttcacagtccaactctcacatccacacatgaccactggaaaaaccatagccttgactcagttcagttcagttcagccgctcagtcacgtctgattctttgcgaccccatgaatcgcagcatgccaggcctccctgtccatcagcaactcctggagttcactcagacttgcatccatcgagtcagtgatgccatctagccatctcatcctcggtcgtccccttctcctcctgcccccaatccctcccagcatcaaagtcttctccaatgagtcaactcttcgcatgaggtggccaaagtactggagtttcagctttagcctctttccttccaaagaaatccctgggttgatctcctttagaatagactggactagacagacctctgttggcaaagtaatgtctctgcttttgaatatgctatctaggttggtcataacttttcttccaaggagtaagcgtcttttaatttcatggctgcagtcaccatctgcagtcattttggagcccccaaaaataaaatctgacattgtttgcactgtttccccatctatttcccatgaagtgatgggaccagatgccatgatcttcgttttctgaatgttgagctttaagccaacttttcactctcctctttcactttcatcaagaggctttttttagttcctcttcacggtctgccataagagtggtgtcatctgcatatctgaggtgattgatatttctcccggcaatcttgattctagcttgtgcttcttccagcccagcgtttctcatgatgtactctgcacagaagttaaataagcagggtgacgatatacagccttgacgtactccttttcttatttggaaccagtctgttgtttcacgtccagttctaactgttgctttctgacctgcatataggtttctcaagatgcaggtcaggtggtctgatattcccatctctttcagcattttccacagtttattgtgatccacacagtcaaaggctatggcatagtcaagaaagcagaaatagatgttttgctggaactctcttgctttttccgtgatccagcagatgttggcaatttgatctctggttcctctgccttttctaaaaccagcttgaacatcaggaagttcacggttcatgtattgctgaatcctggcttggagaattttgagcattactttactagcgtgtgagatgagtgcaattgtgtggtagtttgagccttctttgacatttccttcctttaggattggaatgaaaactgaccttttccaggcctgtggccactgctgagttttccaaatttgctggcatattgagtgcagcactttgacagcatcatctttcaggatttgaaatagctcaactggaatccatcacctccactagctttgttcgtagtgatgctttctaaggcccacttgacttcacattccaggatgtctggctctaggtgagtgatcacaccatcgtgattatctgggtcgtgaagctcttttttgtacagttctctgtgtattcttgccacgtcttcttaatatcttcggcttctgttaggtctacaccatttctgtcctttattgagcccatctcttcATGAAACTACCACCTGAATTCTGACCCAATTACTACATGGAGATAGATTTCCTGAAAGTCACTAACGACCTTCATGGCACTAATCAAATGcttcatttaaatgtttttttaaatgggtcatttttcagttttcattctgacttCCAAAAAGCAACTGAAAATTTTGACTAATCCTTCTCAGGCAACTGTCTTTCCTTGTTCTCAGGGATACCACACTCTCCTGGTTTTCAGCTTCATTGCATCCTTTCTTAGATTCCTTTTTAGACTCATTTTGTTCTACTTGGCCATTAAGTCTTAAAAAGTTCCTCAGGGCTAAATCTTGTAACCTTTTCTTAATCTGTATCTTTCTTAAAGTTAAGGTAACTATATGCTAGCTCTTCAACCCATACATAGTAACACAGAAATTGATATCTTCAGCTCAGACTTCTTTTAGCTCCACCATGTATGTCATGCTGATTAACATCTCTACTCACTTCTGTATCTTAAAGGAACCTTTAACACAACATGTACAAAAGAGAACTCACATTTTCCAATCCCAACCTTGTCCTCTTTCAGTGCTTTCTCTGTAAATGAATCATGCCACAATCATTCCAGAATGCGGTTCTGGAAGCCATAAATCCTCCTGTCATTCCTGACATGTTCCTCTCCCTGAATGCTACCACCCACCCTGCAGGCAAGAGTAAGCAAGAATCTGTTCACATTTCTTCATATAAACTGTTATCACCAAATCTTCTATGACAGGCTCCAAGCTCCCCTTTCTTACAAATGAGTCTCTATACTCAAGCCAAAGTGATCTTCTCAAAACTCAACTATGATGCCACATTCCTCCTTATAATTATTCAGTGGCATTTGATTATACTTATGATAAAATTAAAGCTCTTATATTGGTCTATTAGGTCCTACACAGGGCTTAGCTCTCTTCCTACCttataattttatcttatttcctaTCAATCACTCCTTCAATTTCTGCActtcagtcatttattttacCTCCTGTAATCCATCATGTTCCCTCTGAACACTGGTCTCAGAAATGTGCTTCCTTATTCCCAGAATACTTTTTCCCCATATTCTACAGCTGTCCTCAAATTGTGCTCACTCATGTCCTGTtcattctttggatctctgcttAAGTTTCATTTTCTCAGGGAACTCTTTTTTATACTAATCCTATAGACTATACACTAAAGTTCTAATATTATTTTGTGATTATCTGATTGCTGACAGATGCTACAAATGCTACTTTTGCTAACTATACCATCTACAGTACCTGTCGTATAATGGAtgctcaattaatatttgttaactaaataaatacataacaaGGAAGATAACTGAAACGTACTCATGAGGAATGAAAGTGATTCAAAAAAGAGTGATGatccagaaaataagaaaataattctgaCAAGAAGAACAGAGTAACATactgtgaaaaacaaacaaaaagacacagGTTACTTAGGATGAGTACTAGAAATAGGTCACTGGGTTTGAAATAAGGGAGATTATAGACGTCCTTAGTGAGACGAGCTTTCATGGCAAGTTAAGAAGTTCATGTCAATAGTGAATAGGAAGAGTGagagaaaattattctttaaagacCGTTCTCCAAAAGCTTTTTAAAGGCAGCATTTACCTTTTAATATCTCTATGAATATGATGGTTTTCATGTAAATAACTGAGGCCATTAGCTGTACCCTGGGCAATCTTGCATCTCATGTACCAAGAGAGTGGGGGAGTACCATCCTTACGAAGTAAGAAacaaaccaattaaaaataaaagaggagaataaaacaaATCTATAGAAAATATATAACAGAACATTTCTTCTAAGCAGCTACTGACCATATTATTACATTGCTAACAATTTAGAACTACCACTTTTTAAGTTGTTAAACAAAAAGAGCTAAATAAGATCAAATGGAAGTTAGCATTTCTtatcaaacaataaaaatatatgagaGCATCTTCAAAGTCTAGCCTTGACtgataattttacattttagattATCATCTGATAGAAAGGGAATTCCAATTGTTTAAATAACAACTATATAGTTTTTACAAACTAGGAAAGATATTAATACAGTTTAAAAGATTCTGTCATAGAGAAAATATTAGAATTCCAACACAGAAACAGGAAACCAAACAACCTAATAAAAAATATCTTACCAAGCAAGCCAGTCTGTCCAGCAATGAACCATTGGGCATGTAAACATACACTAAGCAGAGGTCATCGCCATCACTTGAGAAACCAAGGAGCTCTACTAAGTTTTCATGTTGACACCTGTGGCAAATAATTTTCCATCCAAAATTATtaccatatatacacatatttcccTGAAGGTTACGTTATTCAATTTAgagctttaaaagaaaacagagaaagaaataattatatgcTATACATTCTTGCAATGTGATACGTATGTTTCTAAATCTTTATATATGTTTAGTATAACTGTTTATAATGTTCTATAAACAGTTCCCTTTTGGTCAATATTTATCAacataattttgattttaaaattaaagctcaATAATTCATATATAATAGTTTGGTTAAGAACTAGGTAGGTGTTTACCATTGtttcacataatttttaatgACAGCGTAAACAAGAGTTCAAGAAGTGTGTTGAAACGTGTATGACAATCCTTTCAAGAATTCTCAAACACATTCAAAGCACTGATTTACAGATATCTGATTTTCAATTACATctaatttatacatttttgatCTTTAACAGTATCTGGTTATTTATAACCTAATTTGAGTTTCTTTATATACTTGAGAGTAATAAGACTAAATAAAGCTGAAGTATAACAAAACTGCAGGCATCTATGGTACAGTAAGTACAAAGAAATCTGGGCTCAAAGTCCTAAGTTTAAAAGTACAGCTCTGCTACCTCCTGGAAATGTGACCTTTCACAAGTTAACAACCTCACTGAGCTTCAGCAACTTTCCCTGGTAAATGTGGGTAATAATGCCTATTATGTAACATaaatgctgtgagaattaaatgagcaaATACGTATGACAGCcctctggcttctctggtggctcagtggtaaagaaccagcctgccaagcaagagatgcaggttcgatccctaggctaggaagatcccctgaactAGCAAACGTCAGCCCATTCCAGtaatttttgcttggagaatcccatggacaaaggagcctggtaggctacagtctatgggggtcacaaaagagtcagacaggacttagtgactaaagagcaaCAAATATGAGAGCCCAGAATATATTCTATGGCgtgcaaattaaaacagcaagTATTCCATTTTCCACCAAATTGGCACACTTTAAAAATGAGTAGATAACATTTGCTGAGTTTATACTAACAAGGCATGTGGTACTTGATTTACCTGCTTTGTTTAATTAACCCTTAAAATAACTTAATGAAacatttcattattaaaataattatcccattttacaaatgagaaaacagacaatTAAGAAACTTGGCTGAGGTCATTCTGCTAATAAGGGCCAGAGgttgatatttattttaagaacAGCAATAATATTTAATGGTATTGTGGTAGCAGTTGTGAAATCGCAATAAACTGCTGGTAGaagtatgtgaagtgaaagtcactcagtcatgtctgactctttgtgaccccatggactgtagtccgccaggttgctctgtccatggggattcattctccaggcaagaatactggagtggattgccttggccttctccaggagatcttctggaccctgggactgaacctgggtctcctgcgttgcaggctgattctttatcatctgagccaccaaattaCTATAACAACTACAAAGTCATTTAGACAAATATTcagaaagtctttaaaaagtgcatgcatggggatgacccagagagatgttatggggagggaggtgggagggggttcatgtttgggaacgcatgtaagaattaaagactttaaaatttaaaaaataaaaaaccaaaaaaaaaaaaaagtgcatgcATTCAGAACCAGTAATTCTTCCAGGACTGTCTCCTGATGAAAAAAGCATATTTGcacttaaatatttatgtaagaGATTTAAAGGTACTTTAATTTGTAATActgaaaattagaaacaaatatgGAAGGGTAAtggttaaataaaacataatttgtaTATATGCCAGAATGTTAtgcaataattttaaatgtttcaacaTGGAAAAAATGCCACACACTCATCATGAAGCAAGTACTCTCAAAATACTAGCAGTGGTTATCTCTGAGTGATATATTCCAGGGATgaatattttcctgtattttccagATTATCTATTTTGAACAAGTTACTTTTAGGACTGGAGAGTAGAAGTAGGAGTAGAAAGAACAAATCCTGgacagtctttttatttttttcagtgtacattatttttactgaaaaaattaattccaatctattctttctttcttgaagttAAGCAACTAGAATTGGTCATTTCTAGCAATGGATCTAATGAGAATAAATTGGTAAATCCTATTTAGGATTTATTTCAAAATCGCAagttctggagtcagacagatctGGATTTGAAACCCACATATTTATGTTTAAGTGACCTTGGATAAAGTTATTTAATGTTTCTGTATCTCAgcgggaaaaaaaaagtgtgtgtattGGGGGTGGTTACAACAATTGTGGTTATAACAATTGGTTAATGCATTACAGTTTTTGATCTATGGTATAGAAGGTGAAAAAGAGGatagtaaaaaagctggcttaaaactcagcattaaaaaatgtaagattatggcatctggtcccatcacttcatggcaaatagatggggaaacaatggaaacagtaacagacttcattttcttgggctccaaaatcaatgtggatggtgactgcagccatgaaattaaaagatgcttgcttcttggaaggaaagctatgataaacctagacagcatattaaaaagcagagacatcactttgctgacaaaggtctgtatagtcaaagctacggtttttccagtaatcgtgtatggatgtgagagttgaactataaagaaggctgagtgctgaagaattgatgctttcaaactgtggtgctggagaagactcttgaaagtcccttgaggGAGAtcaagcaaggagatcaagccagtccatcctaaaggaaatgaaccctgaatattcattggaaggactgatgctgaagctgaagctccaatatttggccaactgatgtgaagagctgactcactggaaaagaccctgatctagGAAAGAtcaggggcaagaggagaagagggcaagaggttgagatggttggatggcatcactgatgcaatgtacatgagtttgagcaaattcagggagatagtgaaggacagggaagcctggtatgctacagttcatgtggtcgcaaagagtcagaaactatttggcgactgaacaacaacatatagtGAAGTATCAATCACTATAATTATTAGAATAAATTTCccaatttgtttttccttctctttctgataattttcaaacatactgaGTCAATGGCTTCTAAACATTCTTGCATAGAACACTTCCCTGGTTTATGGTGTTAACATATCAAATGGACTATTTgccatgtatatattaatatataaatatatatttatacacacatgcatatatatactaTAATTTACCTCTCATAAATTTTGGGAACAGAAAACATGATAATGGAATCATAGTTCCATTATCAACTATCCAGATAGTTGAAATTCCATATAATTTTGCCATGATTTAGAATGACTGCTGTTTAATCTACACACATATGAGTGAGTATATGTAGCCATAAAATTGTAGAGTTAAAGTTCTGTCAAGTTCATTAAACTATTTTagcctatatttaaaaatatcaccaGTTCTTGGCATACTCTGGGTAAGAAATAGGTCCTTTCTTGTTCTACTCTCTTCCATGGTACCATACTGCCAAATTAACTTACTTTgccattacttttatttcttgatCAAATTGTTgtttcagttcttcagtactaATGTCAAccatctaaaaatataaaataatacacaatGTAATACCATACAATAACCCCGAGGCTCCTAAAGCTAGAAGGGGTACTAGAGATCATCTGGCAGatcctgcttttttttaaatatatgtaagtcatcattctccccattttataAACAACTGAGAACCAGAAATagtgatttgctcaaggtctCATGGCTGGTTAAATGGAAGGAAGAAAACCATATAACTCATATAACTACATATACTTCAGTGATTCATTGTgggaacaaaatgaaataataagagACTTTACTGTAAACATtctgaaaaaaattcagtgtGTTAGGAAACATAAGCAattttgaaggcaaaaagaaaaacaagatgtgCAAAAGTATTTGCAACATATATGACAAAGGgatctttattataaaaaatgcaTTGTATTGATATTTTAGAATATGagaatagatttaaaatataagatattctaatagaaatgcaaagggtgcaaatgagaatttttaaaattttttattgcaatattttctaaactttatttttaaatgagaaaagtaaataaggaagatatttttataaaattttcttagCATCTTAATGTTTTAATATTGATTCTACATGGAGCACTGTGTAGAATTCAGCTTCTCTATTTTATGAATCTCCCCAAATTATGTGCATAATTGTATGTATGTGAATACAACTAAATTCTTGTAGAGACAGTGTCTGTAGCTTTCAACAAAGGTTTAAAGGTTAAGAATTGCCAATTTAGAATGATGTTTACTGAGAGAAAATACACACTGAAATAATATGTTTTCTAAagattaatttaatatttattattccctaatagctcagttggtaaagaatccggctgtaatgcaggaaaccccagttctattcctgggtcaggaagatctgctggagaagggataggctacccactccagtcttcttgggcttccgttgtggctcaactgggaaagaatttgcctgcaacgtgggagacctgggttcaatccctgggttgggaagatcctctggagaagggaaaggctatccactccagtattctggcctagagaattccatggactatacaggctatggggtcgcaaggagtcggacacgactgagcaactttcactcacgcACACTAGGAAACAGTGTAATtttttctcttccagaaaatataaCTTACTGCTGCAAGCTTCTTCACTGCTACAGTCCTGTTGTTCACATAGCCTTTATACACAACTCCAAACCCTCCTTCTCCCATTTTGTTACCACCGACAGAAATGGGCCGTTCATCAAAGTTATTTGTGACATCCTtcaattcaaaaaatgaaaaactgtgaAAACCTGTAATGTcaatagaataaga encodes:
- the IRAK4 gene encoding interleukin-1 receptor-associated kinase 4 (The RefSeq protein has 1 frameshift compared to this genomic sequence), producing MNKPITASTYVRCLSLGLMRKLSDFIDPQEGWKKLAVAIKKPSGDDRYNQFHIRRFEALLQTGKSPTCELLFDWGTTNCTVGDLVDILVQNEFFAPASLLLPDAVPKNVNTLPSKVTVTVQQKPKPLCGKDRTSVISDENLEQNYVLPDSSSPENTSLEFSDTRFHSFSFFELKDVTNNFDERPISVGGNKMGEGGFGVVYKGYVNNRTVAVKKLAAMVDISTEELKQQFDQEIKVMAKCQHENLVELLGFSSDGDDLCLVYVYMPNGSLLDRLACLDGTPPLSWYMRCKIAQGTANGLSYLHENHHIHRDIKSANILLDEDFTAKISDFGLARASEKFAQTVMTSRIVGTTAYMAPEALRGEITPKSDIYSFGVVLLEIITGLPAVDEHREPQLLLDIKEEIEDEEKTIEDYVDKKMNDIDPTSIETMYSVASQCLHEKKIRDQTLRRFNSYWKK
- the IRAK4 gene encoding interleukin-1 receptor-associated kinase 4 isoform X2, giving the protein MNKPITASTYVRCLSLGLMRKLSDFIDPQEGWKKLAVAIKKPSGDDRYNQFHIRRFEALLQTGKSPTCELLFDWGTTNCTVGDLVDILVQNEFFAPASLLLPDAVPKNVNTLPSKVTVTVQQKPKPLCGKDRTSVISDENLEQNYVLPDSSSPENTSLEFSDTRFHSFSFFELKDVTNNFDERPISVGGNKMGEGGFGVVYKGYVNNRTVAVKKLAAMVDISTEELKQQFDQEIKVMAKCQHENLVELLGFSSDGDDLCLVYVYMPNGSLLDRLACLDGTPPLSWYMRCKIAQGTANGLSYLHENHHIHRDIKSANILLDEDFTAKISDFGLARASEKFAQTVMTSRIVGTTAYMAPEALRGEITPKSDIYSFGVVLLEIITGLPAVDEHREPQLLLDIKEEIEDEEKTIEDYVDKKMNDIDPTSIETMYSVASQCLHEKKNKRPDIKKVQQLLEEMTVS